A window of Dermacentor andersoni chromosome 4, qqDerAnde1_hic_scaffold, whole genome shotgun sequence genomic DNA:
AAAAGCAATCAATAAAAATTTATTTCCCCTGTGCTTTcattggcttcattatctgtttcCTTCATGTATGAGTTGCATTTTGCAGCCACTGAGAAACAGGCAGCCAATGTTTGGACACAGGCAGCCAATGTTTGGACACAGGCAGGGTGGTTGGGCACATTCAGACTTGCTGGgtgagcctatatatatatatatacaccaaatATGTACTCTTTCTACACTACCACAACTACCGCAGGTTCAGCTTAGTGAGCCACAGGGCCAATTTAGTTGCCACTGCACATACTAAACCTCTGAAGCGCACCCACCAATTCACCAGCAGAAAAACAGTCAAAGGGAAGGGTTATTTATGCTCGCCCTTTGGTGACGCCCAACACGGTAACAATGCCTAGTAAACGGTGACACGGGTAGCAAAAGCCCCCACTCTGAAGGTTGCACATCTCTTCGGAAGAAAAGCTCCAGATTACACATGGGAGAAAGGCTCCTTGTAGCTGTGCTGTGTACTATCAAGATTGCCAAAGGGTAGGGCTGTGAGAGCATAAGTGTGGTACTGTTCATCAGGGTTTGCCTGCGACGAGTGTGCCGCAGAGTAGTAAGACCATGCACAAGCACTTGGCACTGTGCTTCGGCCTAGCGTTCAGAAAGGAGCAATGCGTGGTGTGCATTTGCTGTAGGTGGAAGACATCATAGACGAGCTCAAGTACAAGCAATTCCCCAAAAAGTCATCGGATGAGAGAAAAAGATGTACGCACCTTGCACTGTGCCAGAGAAGGTCTCTGCTGAGCTTGCGGCTGAGCTTGTTtgacaagaaaagcaaaggcatGATTGTTGTAAAAAATAATGCAGTGCAGCTGAGCAACGGCCTGACCGTCGCCTCGTTCCAGTGTGAGTggagaaggaagaggaagaaaagTGAACACCGGCATCAGGTCATTGCAATCCCCGCAAGCATCACTGACACTGCAGGACAACCTCAAATCTTGGCTGTTTCAGACAGTGGATTTTCAAGGTTTGCAGGAAAATGTGCCACTTTTGTGCCAACTTGCAGGATGCTGTACAGTGTGGCTTGTCTTTTCTCTGGAAATTTAGTCGTGTGTATATGTGCATCAAAACGTGCTACAGCACGAACAGTTGAAGAAATTGTGTCAAGCGAAAAACCAACCGTTTGGTGTTCACCACATTTCATTGCTCAGGTGATTTAGGAAAGCTTTGTTTTTAACAGGATTGTTCACTTGACATCTGCATGGCTTAACATTGATGGCACTTCTTTTTTACCCCCAGGTACCGCAACTTTCAGTACAGAAAACGTAAGCATGACCTTTCCCCTGATTTCACATGAGTCTTGTTAAAGTTGCTGCTTTACTGTGCTCATGCTTTGACCATTTACAGAGACAAAGGACCAGTTTGCCAGGGATGATCCTGCGTTTCTGGTGTTACTTGGACTGTGGCTTGTTGGTGCGACACCATTTCTTGTATATCTGTGTGTGACTAACTTACCTTGTATAATATGTATTATATTTACAGAGATATAATGCAAGCTAACTTGCTGCCTAAATATTTACATCAAGCTTTGCACTTGAATCTTGTTATAACAAAGTCAAAGGAACACTCAGATGTAGTCGTATATAACCTCAGCCGCAAATATTTTTCTAACCACatctgcattgaaaaatattcaCCGACAGATATTTTGGATGCCTGCTTTTTCAGGCATTCTCTTTTACTCTGTTTCTTTAACAGAAACATCACGTGTACACAGCTAGTGACAAAGACAACTGAAATCATGGTCTACATGCTGCATTCGTCTGATCGTCAGATATTATTGTCGTGCACCATTTAATTTGCCCACTAAGCCTGAGTGTTGTGTTATGTGCATAAGCTAAATCACAAAGCAGCCACGTAGTAACTTTTGATCTCTGGCTCACCGTCTAGGGTAGCAAAATAATCAAAAAGTGCCAATGTCATGTTTAGAAAACACGGGTAAGgctggagatggaaattcaagacgatcagcaaaacgagaacaaggtgaaagcaggagccaacatttcgacaggtggacttgtcttcttcaaggcagtatatgctttcctcaccacagtatatataggtggggttgagcaaaacgagaacaaggtgaaaccaggcgccaacatttcgacaagtggacttcaaGCACGGACAGTTGTTGAGCATGGAGCACGGACAGgggttgagcaaaacgagaacaaggtgaaaccaGGAGCCAACgctttgacaagtggacttgtcttcttcaaggcgacatatgctttcctcgccacagtatatataggtggcgaggaaagcatatgtcgccttgaagtccatttgtcgaaatgttggctcctggtttcaccttgttctcattttgctcaaccccacctatatatactgtggcgaagaaagcatatgtcgccttgaagaagacaagtccacttgtcgaagcgttggctcctggtttcaccttgttctcgttttgctcgatGTCATGCTTAGCAGCAGTCGAGCCTGATGTTTTTCACATACTTGGGAGCAGCATTTTAACTACTCTGCTGATGAGGAAAATTAATGAGGATGGTGCACAATTAATGAGGATGGTGCACACAATTAATGAGGATGGTGCACACAGGAAGGGAAGACAAAGACTAAGCACTCAGCTTTGCCTTTGTCTTCCTGTGTCTATTGTCTTTGTGTTGCACTAATTTTTCTCATCAGCAGTGTAAGACCAACTAGACCAACAATTCTGTAGTTTAACTGAAGCAGTGAAGTGAACTGTGGCTGACCAATGATTAGCAGCCAAACACTTAATAGTTGGTGTGTTAGCAAGAggcaggaattaaaaaaaaaacagtgcacgTGACCACTGCATGTCACCACAGTGCAGCCTGCCACACTAGCTCAGTGGCATTACACTGCtcagcacgaagtcgcgggttcaatccctgCTGCAGCAACCACATTCTTATGCGCAGTGCAATAacactcgtgtaccgtgcattgggtgcgcaccccaggtggtcaaaattaatccagagtcccccaacTATGGCACACCTTATAATCAAATTATgattctggcacataaaacctcagaATTACATTTTTTTAAGCTTTAGAAATTATGCGTTGTTTGACCTTCCTACTGTGCATCGACTGCACTGTGAGATGTAGTGTTGAGGTGGATGATGCTTGGTGTTTTGCCAGACAGCACGAGATGCACAACTTTTGCAATGCGATGCATGGCAAGATCCAAGATTTTGGAAATTGAGTATGCACTACAAAATGGCCAGTTCTTGCCTGataaaaaattatttcttgtatcCACAGGTAAGAAAGTTTCGCTTCACTCCTGTGGGGCCTTGCAGGATAAATTCATTTTGTTTCTAATATTGACTGTTTCATCATATCCTACTTCGTTATAACAAGGTCCAGCTGTATATAGGacttttaaaattttcttttgtaATATTTGGTAGATATTCAACACATTTTACTAATATAGAGGCTACACTGTGGCTTGAAGGCACATAAAATTGGCCCagatacaataataataatacaatacAATAATGACAGTCACAAATACAGAATTTTGTACTTTGTTTCGGCATTGTTACTTGTGAACTATGGTGTAGCTGTGCAAATGAGATGCCCTTGAAGATTTTGTGATGTTTAGCAAGGTTATAGTCAGCATTACAAATAAAACAGCATGCTAActcctctgcttctttttctcttctgatCACAGCCTCATCAGTAGGATTTGTGTTGATCCTACACATCAGCTTCTTGGGCTTCCTCAAGTTTCTTCTGTGGGTCATATTTATTGACTGCATTGGCATGGGTGTCCTTGTGGCTACTGCACTGTGGTAAGCATCAGTGCCTCTGCACATGCTAGGCTCATGCTATTTGTGTGGGCGCCTTTTTTGGAAGGGCTGCTCACCAGGCCACCATTGtgaattttggttatacactggaagttgtaaaaGGCAGTCTAGGGATTGTTTTaccgaaataatttttcagattGGTTTATTGGAGGAGATATAACAAGCAATTGAATGCCCTGGTACCAGACTGGCAGAAAGCAAGCGCGACTGCAAACAAAGGCACTCTCTTCCTTTGCCTCAATTAGCGTCCGTAACAGTGTTTCTTCCTTGCTTTCTCCTGTACTTGAGTCGAGTGACTGCCTCACTTTCACGTAACATGCCTGTCtccttttcttctcttcttgttttGCTGCGCGGCACATTTCCGGTCGCGGCATAGAGCGTGGAACATTAGATGATTTACCGAAGTCACTTGCCTTGGTGAGTGAAGTTGCGTGTGACCTTGACTCTATGGCTGGAAGCGGTGCTTCTTCGTGAGAAAGGATGCGTgacatttggtttgaaatttcagctgttttcatgCCACATGGCGATGTAATCCTTGGCAGATACAATCGTCAGCACGTGATGTATACGCTGCACTTGTCTGCTTAAAGTTACcgaacctggtgaggggccccttagCACCTACGAGTAGCTCTTGCTCTACATTAGCTCTACATCAGTGGCCCTGCTAATGCACTGCCTCAAGATTTTGACATTATGTTTGCAATGTCTGCACAGTGTTCAGAAGAGTACTGACCACTCTAGGTTCGAGCTTAGCGGGGCTGCATCAGCCATCAGCTTGTGCAATCTGATGTGCTGCAGCACACATGCACTCAGCCTCCAAAGTGCACTGAGCCCTGCACCATGAGAAATGTAATCGTGCTTGAGTTTTCAAAGGACAGATTTGTTTGCACTATGATCTCTCATGACACCCGACACTATACAAATGCCTGGTCCTGGGAAGCAAATACTCCCCGCTCACCAAGGGCGACATGCAGACTGGGCACCGCTAGCAGGTTGCCCCATTAGGAATGCTCCCTGTGGCTGTGCTGTCGCAGTGACCAGTCAGGAGAGCTAGTGTTTGTTTGCCCTTCATGAGTACAGCCCAGCATCCATGCGTGCGCACTAGGTACAGCTCTTTGTGTTCGAAAAGGAGTAACGCAAGGCATGCATATGAGGAAGGTGCCATAGGATAGCTCAATCCTGAGCAATATCCAAAGGTGGCGTTGGACAAAAGGAAAACATGTACACACCTTGTGCTGTCCCAGAGAGGTCTCTTCCCTGGAATTTGCTTTCACAGCCACGCCATGCATGAGTGGAAGAGTGAGGGCATGAATAAAAGCACAATGGAGGCTAGGCCTTCAGAGGTGGAGTGACAGCTGAGTAGCCATAATCCAATCTTTTTACACAAGCTTAATTGAGGATGTGTATCTGCATTTTAAAGGGATTGTCTACCTCTCGGAACATGTCTTTGGAATGTGGCGGGAATGAGAAGCTTGTGTGTCATATTGACAGAAACGAGCATGCTTATATCCCATAAACAAggaattatattgttacgtgtggaaatacacagatgaaagaggctatatacacttgagccaggccgacactcgctcgcgccaagggcacataCCCCCTTCGTTGTCGTTCTCgtggcggctcgtcccttgagcattgctcaatgatatcgtaatactaccccgcgccggcaaaagcgccgtcacggtgctgttaaatatccaaggcgcgtggagagttgtagggtttgagtcgggcgacgtggacaatgtcactggttgtcacagcggaggacgtagtgggcgtggctagaactaTTTCGCaggtgacattggtcacttggcgaagcacgcgatatgggactgtgtagcaggaaagcagtttttcacaaaggccaaccttacgcgatggtgaccaaagcaacacgagggtgccgggcacaatatggtcatcacggtgacggaggtcgtagcgttgcttttgtttgccttgagaaacttgtagacgagcgcgcgcaagttggcgagcatggccagcatgggcgatagcatcacgggcataagcgccagttgaagctgtggtggacggaagcacagtgtccagtggtagtgTCAGTTCatggccatacaagaggtaaaaaggtaaaaagccagcagtttcgagacaggaagagttgtacgcaaaggtgatgtgAGGTAGAGCCttgtcccagtcacggtggtcgtctgaaacgtatttggatagcatgtctgtaagggtgcggttcaaacgctcagtgaggccgttcgtttgagcgtagtaggaggtggtaaatttatgctctattgagcaggcacgcatgatgtcgtcaatgactttggctaagaacgtacggccacggtctgttagcaattgacggggagcaccatgaatcaaaatgatatcgtgcaggaggaagtccgcaacatcagttgcacaactggtcggacgagcgcgggttacggcgtaacGAGTCGCGTAGttcgccgcgactgcaacccacttgtttcctgatgtagattccggaaatgggccgagaaggtctaagccgacacgatggaagggcttggcagggatgtcgagcggctgcaggtaaccagcggggagctgggaaggcttcttgcgtcgttggcaaagttcacaagcgacgacgtaacgtcgtacggaacgggcaaggcccggccagaaaaaaacggcgacgtacatggTTATAGGTTCGAGacacgccgaggtgtcctgctgttggtgcatcgtgaagctcttctagaacggttgagcggaggtgtttaggtatgacaagtaggaactcagagccgtccgaatTAAGGTTAGgatggtacagagtaccgtcgcggaggacgaagaggcgtagagtggcgtcggccggagagtgttcaaaacgatAGATGAGtactctgatgtaggcgtcacgccGTTGCTCGTCggggaaatgaagcagctgcgacacagaatacgcaagcagcactggtaatattggaggagtcagggttgtcaacagggtaacgtgacaggctgtcagcgtcttggtgcaggcggcaagatttgtagaccacggaatatgagaattcttgtagcctcaaagcccatcgaccaagctggcctgtaggatcttttagcgatgagagccagcacagagcatgatggtcagtgactacgaaAAAAGGGCGATCGTAAAGGTAAGGATGGAACTTCGCAActgcccagactacagcaaggcattctcgttacgtaatggaatagttgcgctccgatggcgtgaggaggcggctcgcataagcaataacgcgatcctggccacgctgacgctgggctaagacggcacctacgccatgaccgctggcatctgtacgcaattctgtaggggcatcagggtcgaagtgggcaagAATGGGTGgcgaggagagaagagtgacgagacgagagaaggcggcggcttctgcagtaccccatgagaattgtacgcctttcttcaaaagattagtgaggggtctagcaattgacgcaaaatcttgaacaaaacgacgaaagtacgagcatagccctataaaacttcgaacgtctgcagctgtcttcggaaccggaaagtctcggatggcgcgagttttgtcgggatcaggctgtactccggaagcgtcaacgcggtggcccagaacagtaatttggcggcggccgaaacgacatttggacgagttaagttgcagcttcgcctttcgaaatacatcaagtatagctgttagacgctcaaggtgagtgtcgaatgTGGGTGAGAagatgatgacgtcgtcgaggtagcagagacatgtggaccatttgaaacctcggagcaaggagtccatgatacgctcaaatgtggcaggggcgttgcataattcaaacggcattactttaaattggtataggccatcaggtgtgattaACGCggtttttctctgtccatatcgtcaacagcaatctgccagtatccagaacggagatcaatagaagagacatagctggaaccgtggaggcagtcaagggcgtcgtctatacgtgggagcgggtagacgtccttcttagtaatgttgttcagatgacggtagtctacacagaagcaccacgtgccatcctttttcttaaccaacactacaggtgacgcccagggactcgaagaaggctcaatgatgtttttgtctggcattttgttcacttcactttgaattactcagcgttccgatgcagaaactcg
This region includes:
- the Unc50 gene encoding protein unc-50 homolog isoform X4 yields the protein MIVVKNNAVQLSNGLTVASFQCEWRRKRKKSEHRHQVIAIPASITDTAGQPQILAVSDSGFSRYRNFQYRKQTKDQFARDDPAFLVLLGLWLVASSVGFVLILHISFLGFLKFLLWVIFIDCIGMGVLVATALWLISNKYLLKPTCRSEDVEWGYAFDVHLNAFFPPLVVLHVFQLFFSRLLSHHISLLFGNTLWLIALGYYIYITFLGYSALPILKNTHIFLYPLALLLVCYIVTLVCNINLCEALNDFYAYRVM